One Desulfobulbus propionicus DSM 2032 DNA segment encodes these proteins:
- a CDS encoding glycosyltransferase family 4 protein, whose product MLLDTILFVVAEDSYFVSHRLHLAQHALDNGYRVVLITHGNKYKEIIEKKGINVYNWNINRSSINIILEVYSIVKLRQMIKDIRPKIVHAVAMKPVLYSSIACKGIDAIRCVFALGGLGFIFSSQKRYARFIRPLIIIALRYALSGKKNRLILQNIDDQHVIIRHRIIAEEQIRLIRGAGVNTSIFSPQPEAVGLPLVVLPGRMLWDKGIGDFVECARAIKAKGIAARFALVGDPDEHNPECVPRGQLEAWKKEGVVEWWGYCDDMPEVLRQAAIVCLPSYGEGLPKALLEAASCGRPIVTYDVSGCREVVVHERNGLLVPLKDGRALAAAVEKLLHDPELRMRMGRFGREMVIAEFAEERIARETMRVWEEVRG is encoded by the coding sequence ATGCTGTTGGATACGATACTTTTTGTGGTTGCTGAAGACTCGTACTTTGTGTCGCATCGTCTTCATTTGGCTCAACATGCCCTCGATAATGGATATAGGGTTGTATTGATAACCCATGGTAATAAATATAAAGAGATTATAGAAAAAAAAGGAATTAATGTTTACAATTGGAATATTAATAGAAGTTCTATCAATATAATTCTTGAGGTGTATTCCATTGTCAAGTTGCGCCAAATGATCAAGGATATTCGACCGAAGATTGTTCATGCAGTGGCAATGAAGCCAGTATTGTATTCTTCGATAGCGTGCAAGGGAATAGATGCAATACGATGTGTTTTTGCTTTAGGGGGACTTGGTTTTATCTTTTCTTCTCAAAAAAGATATGCCCGATTCATTCGTCCCCTTATCATAATTGCGCTTCGTTATGCCTTAAGTGGCAAAAAAAATCGGTTGATATTGCAAAATATTGATGATCAACACGTCATCATAAGGCATCGTATCATTGCAGAAGAGCAGATTCGATTGATACGCGGCGCCGGTGTCAACACATCGATTTTTTCCCCTCAACCGGAGGCTGTCGGGCTGCCCCTGGTGGTCCTGCCAGGGCGCATGCTATGGGATAAGGGGATCGGCGATTTTGTCGAATGTGCTCGCGCCATCAAGGCAAAGGGGATAGCGGCTCGTTTTGCCCTAGTGGGTGACCCTGACGAGCATAATCCCGAATGCGTGCCAAGAGGCCAACTCGAAGCATGGAAAAAGGAAGGCGTTGTCGAATGGTGGGGGTATTGTGATGACATGCCTGAGGTGCTGCGGCAGGCGGCAATCGTTTGCCTGCCATCCTATGGCGAGGGGCTTCCCAAGGCGTTGCTCGAAGCCGCGAGCTGCGGGCGACCAATTGTCACCTATGATGTTTCCGGATGCCGTGAAGTGGTGGTCCACGAGCGGAACGGTCTTCTGGTTCCACTGAAGGATGGCAGGGCTCTGGCCGCGGCAGTGGAAAAATTACTCCATGATCCGGAGCTCAGGATGCGGATGGGACGCTTTGGGCGGGAGATGGTCATCGCAGAGTTTGCTGAGGAACGAATCGCGCGGGAAACCATGCGGGTTTGGGAAGAGGTAAGAGGGTGA
- a CDS encoding RMD1 family protein: MNNIRALCIAERFQFDALYEFLSRQMHASLMRNVIVLSPAEEVYAVLFDYGVCVLFQYEYEAEKRLIDQLLKFAINPLDPFVEEELTYQHGTDEGIRIRNDLIVVDDVSELTCLSLSHALAQSTKLASFEASIEDTITKTKYIPETLAQKGAISLSRTQLARERGRVYLEKSHIILQFNLLDTPEFIWEYPELEHYYLALSRYLEITPRATVLKNRLEVIQELLEMMADEQKHSHSSMLEWIIIILIAIEILLFFVK; encoded by the coding sequence ATGAACAACATCCGCGCCCTCTGCATCGCCGAACGATTCCAATTTGACGCGCTCTACGAATTCCTTTCCCGCCAGATGCATGCGTCGCTGATGCGCAACGTCATCGTTCTCAGTCCCGCTGAGGAAGTCTATGCCGTTCTCTTTGACTACGGCGTTTGCGTGCTGTTCCAGTACGAGTACGAAGCGGAAAAGCGATTGATCGACCAACTGCTCAAGTTCGCGATCAACCCTTTGGACCCCTTTGTCGAGGAGGAATTGACCTATCAACACGGCACCGACGAAGGGATCCGCATCCGCAACGACCTGATCGTGGTCGACGATGTCTCCGAGCTGACCTGCTTGTCTCTCAGCCATGCCTTGGCCCAATCGACCAAACTGGCCTCGTTCGAGGCCTCGATCGAGGACACGATCACCAAAACCAAATACATCCCCGAAACCCTGGCCCAAAAGGGGGCGATCTCCCTGTCCCGTACCCAACTGGCCAGGGAGCGCGGCCGGGTCTATCTGGAAAAATCGCATATCATCCTGCAGTTCAACCTGCTGGATACCCCGGAATTCATTTGGGAGTATCCCGAGCTGGAACACTATTACCTCGCCCTTTCCCGTTATCTGGAAATCACACCGCGCGCCACGGTGCTGAAAAATCGGCTTGAGGTCATCCAGGAACTGCTGGAGATGATGGCCGACGAGCAGAAACACAGCCATTCGAGCATGCTGGAATGGATCATCATCATTCTCATCGCCATCGAGATCCTGCTCTTTTTCGTCAAGTAG
- the panB gene encoding 3-methyl-2-oxobutanoate hydroxymethyltransferase has protein sequence MHQKKLTIPDLRNRKNGTPIAEITAYDYPWAKAADAAGIDVVLVGDSLGMVVLGYPDTVSVTMEEMIHHTKAVVRGVERALVITDMPFGSYNSSIPAAINNATRILKEGRADAVKIEGGVTMAPTVAAIVNAGIPVQGHIGLTPQTATSLGGFKVQGKSAQAARQLLEDARALEEAGCFSIVLEAIPAPLAEHITREISIPTIGIGAGPGCDGQVLVIHDLVGMYDRFTPKFVKQYIKINGPVIEALAQYKAEVENRVFPTEAHSFSMKPEEMDKLLRLY, from the coding sequence ATGCACCAGAAAAAGCTGACCATCCCTGACCTCAGAAATCGCAAAAACGGTACACCCATTGCCGAAATCACCGCCTATGACTATCCTTGGGCCAAGGCGGCGGACGCAGCCGGGATTGACGTCGTGTTGGTGGGGGACAGTTTGGGCATGGTGGTGCTGGGCTATCCGGACACGGTCTCGGTGACCATGGAAGAGATGATCCACCACACCAAGGCGGTGGTGCGCGGTGTCGAACGCGCCCTGGTGATCACCGACATGCCCTTTGGCTCCTATAACAGCTCGATTCCGGCGGCCATCAACAACGCCACCCGCATTCTCAAGGAGGGCCGGGCCGATGCGGTCAAAATCGAGGGCGGCGTGACCATGGCGCCGACCGTGGCGGCCATCGTCAACGCCGGCATTCCGGTGCAAGGCCATATCGGCTTGACGCCGCAGACCGCCACCAGCCTCGGCGGTTTCAAAGTGCAGGGCAAGAGCGCCCAAGCGGCCCGACAGTTGCTCGAGGATGCCCGTGCCCTTGAAGAGGCTGGATGCTTCTCCATCGTCCTTGAGGCCATTCCCGCCCCCCTGGCCGAGCACATCACCCGCGAGATTTCCATCCCCACCATCGGTATCGGCGCTGGACCGGGCTGCGACGGCCAGGTCCTGGTGATTCATGACCTGGTCGGCATGTACGACCGGTTTACCCCCAAATTTGTCAAGCAGTATATCAAAATCAACGGCCCGGTCATCGAGGCCCTTGCCCAGTACAAGGCCGAGGTGGAAAACCGCGTCTTTCCGACCGAGGCCCATAGCTTTTCCATGAAACCGGAAGAGATGGACAAATTGCTGCGGTTGTATTGA
- a CDS encoding UDP-glucose 4-epimerase family protein, translating into MRVLVTGANGFLGRAVVERLAWSVLAAPCSSASCSAAGEENYLVRAAARQRIPSMDGRVEQVTVGALCGQTEWGHALAGVDAVIHTAAKVHVLADSGSRALSEYRVVNTEGTLNLARQAAAAGAKRFIFLSSVKVNGECSPPGRPFTEQDAPNPQDAYSISKYEAEVGLSRIAAQSGMAVTVIRPPLVYGPGVKANFRRMMDWVARGLPLPLGALHNRRSLLALDNLVDFIVTCLGHPAAANQVFFVADGHDLSTAELLVNVGQALGTPARLLPVPPSILKGGAALLGKTDMWRRLCMSLQVDISKAREVLGWLPPISVNEGMRRAAAGFLHEKND; encoded by the coding sequence GTGAGGGTTCTGGTCACCGGGGCGAATGGTTTTCTCGGCAGGGCCGTGGTGGAACGGCTGGCTTGGAGCGTCCTCGCTGCTCCGTGTTCTTCTGCATCGTGTTCAGCGGCAGGAGAAGAAAATTATCTCGTTCGAGCCGCTGCCCGGCAAAGAATCCCCTCCATGGATGGGCGGGTGGAGCAGGTAACGGTGGGCGCGTTATGCGGGCAGACAGAGTGGGGCCATGCCCTTGCCGGCGTTGACGCAGTCATCCACACTGCCGCGAAGGTGCACGTGCTGGCCGACAGCGGGAGCAGGGCTTTATCCGAGTACCGGGTCGTCAATACAGAGGGAACGCTCAACCTGGCCCGTCAGGCTGCGGCGGCCGGGGCCAAGCGCTTCATTTTTCTCAGTTCGGTCAAGGTGAATGGTGAATGTTCTCCACCAGGTCGACCGTTTACCGAGCAAGATGCTCCGAATCCGCAAGACGCCTACAGCATTTCCAAATATGAAGCCGAGGTTGGCTTGTCCCGGATTGCGGCCCAAAGCGGCATGGCTGTGACTGTCATCCGCCCTCCCTTGGTGTACGGTCCAGGGGTCAAGGCGAATTTTCGCCGGATGATGGACTGGGTTGCCAGGGGGCTGCCTCTGCCTCTGGGAGCGTTGCACAACCGGCGCAGTCTGCTCGCCCTCGACAATCTCGTTGATTTTATCGTTACCTGCCTCGGGCATCCCGCCGCCGCCAATCAGGTCTTTTTCGTTGCCGATGGCCACGATCTGTCCACGGCGGAACTCTTGGTCAATGTCGGCCAGGCGTTGGGCACGCCGGCACGCTTGCTGCCCGTGCCACCGTCCATCCTCAAGGGCGGGGCTGCGCTCCTGGGAAAAACGGATATGTGGCGGCGCTTGTGCATGTCGTTGCAGGTTGATATCAGCAAGGCGCGCGAAGTGCTGGGATGGCTGCCGCCGATCAGCGTCAACGAAGGAATGCGGCGGGCTGCCGCAGGGTTTTTGCATGAAAAGAATGATTGA
- a CDS encoding sigma-54 interaction domain-containing protein gives MNDEFFSHFPDIAVGNLLDSIPHGIAVIDRELKIVVINEFLEALTGLALADVKGVYIDFVLRSNIAHRGRTFREVLASGEPLVIEGDIVSRDRRKLPMQFTISPLRGSGEETVGLVIVLDDLSAVVASAGLGSDQDVTDSIIGQSPKMREVFELIPLMAHTEASVLITGETGTGKDKVAEAIHKRSNRAGKPFIKINCGALPESLLESELFGYVKGAFTGAVKDKPGMFRLAQGGTLFLTEIGDMPLPLQVKLLSVLDDREFFPLGGDKKIKVDVRIIAATHRPLKQRVAAGEFREDLYYRLNVLHLHLPPLRERESDTRFLLNHFLRLFAERSGNSAKTFSDEALQLLMDYPYPGNIRELRNIVEYCVNICQNHRIEVEHLPKYLFARLTPVTPPTPVTPSPQAVASQPQAVGKDWLAIEKELIIDTLTQTRGNRSKAAEILGWGRTTLWRKLKTHGLVSSQEAVAGKAED, from the coding sequence ATGAACGACGAATTTTTCAGCCATTTCCCCGACATTGCGGTCGGCAACCTGCTCGACTCGATCCCCCATGGAATTGCGGTGATCGACCGGGAACTGAAGATCGTGGTGATCAATGAATTTCTCGAAGCGCTCACCGGTCTTGCCCTGGCTGACGTCAAAGGGGTGTATATCGATTTTGTCCTTCGCTCCAACATTGCCCATCGCGGTCGGACCTTTCGCGAAGTTCTGGCCAGTGGCGAGCCGCTGGTGATCGAAGGAGACATTGTCAGTCGCGATCGCCGTAAGCTGCCGATGCAGTTCACCATCTCCCCCCTGCGCGGCAGCGGAGAGGAAACAGTCGGCCTGGTCATCGTGCTCGATGATCTATCAGCGGTGGTCGCCTCCGCCGGATTGGGCTCGGACCAGGACGTAACTGACTCGATCATCGGTCAGAGCCCCAAAATGCGCGAAGTTTTTGAATTGATCCCCCTCATGGCCCACACCGAGGCCTCGGTGCTGATCACCGGCGAGACCGGCACCGGCAAGGACAAGGTGGCCGAGGCCATCCACAAGCGCTCCAACCGGGCGGGCAAACCCTTCATCAAAATCAACTGCGGCGCCCTGCCCGAATCGTTGCTTGAATCCGAACTGTTCGGGTACGTCAAGGGCGCCTTCACCGGCGCGGTCAAAGACAAACCAGGCATGTTCCGCCTCGCCCAGGGCGGCACCCTGTTTCTCACCGAGATCGGCGACATGCCCCTGCCGCTCCAGGTCAAACTGCTGTCGGTCCTCGATGACCGGGAATTCTTTCCCCTGGGCGGCGATAAAAAAATCAAGGTCGATGTCCGCATCATCGCCGCGACCCACCGGCCCCTCAAACAGCGGGTGGCGGCCGGTGAGTTCCGCGAGGATCTTTATTATCGGCTCAACGTTCTTCACCTCCACCTGCCGCCGCTGCGGGAACGGGAATCGGACACCCGCTTCCTGCTCAATCACTTCCTCCGGCTCTTTGCCGAGCGTTCTGGCAACAGCGCCAAGACCTTCAGCGACGAGGCCCTCCAACTCCTGATGGATTACCCGTATCCGGGCAATATCCGCGAGCTGCGCAACATCGTCGAGTACTGCGTCAACATCTGCCAGAATCACCGGATCGAGGTCGAGCATCTGCCCAAATACCTGTTCGCCCGGCTGACCCCGGTCACCCCACCCACACCGGTGACGCCCAGCCCGCAAGCCGTCGCGTCCCAACCGCAGGCTGTAGGCAAGGACTGGCTGGCCATCGAAAAGGAGCTGATCATCGACACTCTCACCCAGACCCGGGGAAACCGTTCCAAGGCGGCGGAGATCCTCGGCTGGGGCCGCACCACGTTGTGGCGCAAACTCAAAACTCACGGCCTGGTGAGCTCCCAGGAGGCTGTCGCCGGCAAGGCGGAGGACTGA
- a CDS encoding TIGR01777 family oxidoreductase, whose protein sequence is MKILITGGTGFVGAAVSRRLLEQGHEVTVLGSSRHCRLAPHPQLAYVAADTTRPGDWQRRVAEQDALINLTGRSVFNLWTESYKKAIYDSRILTTRNLVDALPATAETVLLSTSAAGYYGDGGDDEKTETSGPGQDFLAQVCLDWETEAGKAANKGARVVLMRFGVVLGKGGGALATMKTPFQLGLGGPIGSGQQWFPWIHLDDLVGAMCFLLTAEECRGPFNFTAPQPVRQKDFARQLGAALHRPALLPTPAFVMKLVLGEFGRSLLQGQKVIPRALTENGYLFTYPELQPALREIVGG, encoded by the coding sequence ATGAAGATACTGATCACCGGAGGAACCGGTTTTGTCGGTGCCGCCGTCAGCCGACGATTGTTGGAACAAGGACATGAGGTCACGGTGCTGGGCAGCAGCCGCCATTGCCGGCTTGCCCCCCATCCCCAGCTTGCCTACGTTGCCGCCGACACGACCCGCCCGGGTGACTGGCAGCGGCGTGTGGCGGAGCAGGACGCGCTGATCAATCTCACCGGCCGCTCGGTCTTCAACCTCTGGACCGAATCCTATAAAAAGGCCATCTACGACAGCCGGATCCTGACCACCCGCAATCTGGTGGACGCCCTGCCGGCAACGGCCGAAACGGTGTTGCTGAGCACCTCGGCGGCCGGCTATTACGGCGACGGCGGCGACGACGAGAAGACCGAAACCAGCGGTCCGGGACAGGACTTTCTCGCCCAGGTCTGCCTCGACTGGGAGACCGAGGCGGGGAAAGCGGCGAACAAGGGGGCAAGGGTGGTGCTGATGCGCTTCGGCGTGGTCCTGGGCAAGGGCGGTGGTGCCCTCGCCACAATGAAGACGCCGTTTCAGCTGGGGCTGGGTGGACCGATCGGCAGCGGTCAGCAATGGTTTCCCTGGATCCATCTTGACGATCTGGTCGGGGCCATGTGTTTCCTGCTCACCGCCGAGGAGTGCCGCGGTCCGTTCAACTTCACGGCCCCGCAGCCGGTGCGGCAGAAAGACTTTGCCCGCCAATTGGGCGCCGCCCTGCACCGTCCGGCCCTGCTGCCTACTCCGGCGTTCGTGATGAAGCTGGTTCTCGGTGAATTTGGCCGATCACTGCTCCAAGGACAAAAGGTGATCCCCCGGGCACTGACCGAAAACGGTTACCTGTTCACCTATCCCGAACTGCAGCCGGCCCTGCGGGAGATTGTCGGTGGCTGA
- a CDS encoding ketopantoate reductase family protein, whose amino-acid sequence MDILIIGAGAMGGLFGALLAPVASVRLYTTNSTHARVINRDGLMLTEMDGTTHTVRIRVCAAPDDCGRQADLVLLCTKAQATHAAAVTARMLLAEQGLVLTLQNGLGNLEQIAAVVGPARAAAGITAQAATLLAPGHVRHAGCGATVLAAGPGQEGQQAKIAAIAELFNRAGIDTRISKDSVSLVWSKLIVNVGINALAALLRVPNGVLAQMPACATLMNQAVDEAVAVARALRIPMDYEEQRERVREVCLLTGANQASMLQDILRGATTEIEAINGAIVAKGREVGVPTPVNLLLTQLITALEATASQRIECSSSQRPSRAKETSCTRKS is encoded by the coding sequence ATGGACATACTGATCATCGGTGCCGGCGCCATGGGCGGTCTGTTCGGGGCGCTGCTCGCTCCGGTGGCATCGGTGCGCCTCTACACCACCAACAGCACCCATGCCCGGGTCATCAATCGGGATGGCTTGATGCTGACGGAAATGGACGGGACAACACACACCGTCCGCATCCGCGTGTGCGCCGCCCCTGACGACTGTGGCCGCCAGGCCGACCTGGTTCTCCTCTGCACCAAGGCCCAGGCCACCCATGCGGCTGCGGTAACCGCCCGAATGCTCCTGGCCGAGCAAGGGCTGGTCCTCACCCTGCAGAACGGCTTGGGCAATCTGGAGCAGATCGCCGCCGTGGTCGGCCCAGCGCGGGCCGCCGCCGGCATCACCGCCCAAGCAGCCACCCTGCTGGCCCCTGGTCATGTCCGCCATGCCGGATGCGGGGCAACCGTGCTTGCCGCCGGCCCGGGGCAAGAGGGGCAGCAAGCAAAAATTGCGGCCATTGCCGAACTGTTCAACCGGGCAGGGATCGACACCCGCATCTCCAAGGACAGCGTCAGCCTTGTGTGGTCCAAACTGATCGTCAATGTCGGCATCAATGCCCTGGCTGCCCTGTTGCGCGTGCCCAATGGCGTCCTGGCCCAAATGCCGGCATGCGCGACGCTCATGAACCAGGCCGTGGACGAGGCTGTGGCCGTTGCCAGGGCGCTGCGGATTCCCATGGATTACGAGGAGCAGCGTGAGCGGGTCAGGGAGGTCTGCCTGTTGACCGGCGCCAACCAGGCATCCATGCTCCAGGATATCCTCCGGGGCGCGACCACCGAGATCGAGGCCATCAACGGCGCCATAGTCGCCAAGGGGCGTGAAGTCGGCGTGCCCACCCCGGTCAACCTGCTGCTCACCCAGTTGATCACAGCCCTGGAAGCAACCGCCTCCCAGCGAATAGAATGTTCATCCTCACAGCGGCCCTCGCGAGCCAAGGAGACTTCATGCACCAGAAAAAGCTGA
- a CDS encoding sugar transferase, which produces MKRMIDVVMALCLAAVLALPMAVVALLIKLTSKGPVLYWSDRVGRDNALFKMPKFRTMQVNTPVVATHLLENPDHYLTVIGKFLRKSSLDELPQLFSIIKGDMSFVGPRPALFNQDDLIELRTRKGIHRLTPGLTGWAQINGRDDLPIPVKVGYDEYYLQHRSLLLDLHILFRTFVKVARQEGVVH; this is translated from the coding sequence ATGAAAAGAATGATTGATGTCGTGATGGCCCTTTGCCTGGCCGCGGTGTTGGCCCTGCCGATGGCAGTGGTGGCCCTGTTGATTAAGCTCACCTCGAAAGGGCCCGTCCTGTACTGGTCCGATCGGGTCGGGAGAGACAACGCCCTCTTCAAAATGCCCAAATTTCGCACCATGCAGGTCAACACCCCGGTGGTGGCCACGCATTTGCTCGAAAATCCCGATCATTATCTCACGGTGATCGGCAAATTTCTGCGCAAAAGCAGCTTGGATGAATTGCCGCAGTTGTTCAGCATTATCAAGGGAGATATGAGCTTTGTCGGTCCCCGGCCGGCATTGTTCAATCAAGACGACCTCATTGAACTGCGGACTCGAAAGGGCATCCATCGATTGACGCCAGGTCTCACTGGATGGGCGCAGATCAACGGCAGGGATGATCTGCCCATTCCAGTGAAGGTTGGCTATGACGAATACTATCTGCAACACCGATCCCTCCTGCTCGACCTGCACATCCTTTTCAGGACCTTTGTGAAGGTGGCCAGGCAAGAAGGGGTTGTCCACTGA
- a CDS encoding TIGR01777 family oxidoreductase — MAEHRFTYASHFPCTARELYDWHARPGALERLIPPWESTRVLERTGSLDPGGRVVLAMHAGPVPYRWHARHINNVPGQMFRDVQERGPFARWTHTHRFIDTANGALLEDRIDYALPGQALLPGFTATRVDQTLERVFRYRHATLRDDLLLHQRCSARPLRVLISGASGVLGSALRPLLTTGGHEVWTLVRRRPDRSRGEIHWNPEDGQLNLTGLPAFDGVIHLAGDNIGEGRWTTDKKRRVVDSRVQGTGLIARTIAALPVRPKVLLSASAVGFYGNCLDCCMREEAPAGADFISDVCALWEQSARPAEEAGIRTVFMRIGVVLSPRGGALRRLLATSPLGFCRRFGSGEQYISWIGINDMVGAVLHALSCDSLIGPVNIAAPRPVTNALLLQTLARVMHRPLLPPLPAGLLHTLYGQMATEVLLGGCRVSTDKLQRSGYLFRHADLETALRHLLGRCTDTARSARP, encoded by the coding sequence GTGGCTGAGCACCGTTTCACCTACGCCTCGCACTTTCCCTGTACCGCCCGCGAACTGTACGATTGGCATGCCCGGCCCGGGGCGCTGGAGCGGTTGATCCCACCCTGGGAATCGACCCGGGTTCTGGAACGTACCGGCTCCCTCGATCCGGGTGGCCGGGTGGTGCTGGCCATGCACGCCGGGCCGGTGCCCTACCGCTGGCACGCCCGCCACATCAACAATGTCCCGGGCCAGATGTTTCGCGATGTGCAAGAACGCGGTCCCTTTGCCCGTTGGACCCACACGCACCGCTTTATCGATACAGCCAATGGCGCCCTGCTCGAGGATCGGATCGACTATGCCCTGCCCGGCCAGGCCCTGCTGCCCGGATTCACGGCAACAAGGGTCGACCAGACCCTGGAGCGGGTGTTTCGCTACCGTCATGCCACCCTGCGCGATGACCTGCTGCTCCACCAGCGTTGCAGCGCCCGGCCGTTGCGAGTACTGATCAGCGGTGCCAGCGGTGTGCTCGGTTCGGCCCTGCGGCCCCTGTTGACCACCGGCGGCCACGAGGTGTGGACCCTGGTGCGCCGGAGGCCTGACCGCAGCCGAGGTGAAATCCACTGGAATCCGGAAGACGGTCAACTCAACCTGACGGGCCTGCCCGCCTTTGACGGGGTCATCCATCTGGCCGGCGACAATATCGGCGAGGGCCGCTGGACCACGGACAAAAAAAGGCGCGTGGTCGACAGCCGGGTGCAAGGTACCGGCCTGATCGCCCGCACCATCGCCGCTCTGCCGGTACGGCCCAAGGTCCTGCTCAGTGCCTCGGCGGTGGGATTCTACGGTAACTGTCTGGACTGTTGCATGCGCGAGGAAGCCCCGGCCGGCGCGGATTTCATCTCCGATGTCTGCGCCCTGTGGGAGCAGTCGGCCCGACCGGCGGAAGAGGCCGGCATTCGTACCGTGTTCATGCGCATCGGCGTGGTGCTCAGCCCCCGGGGCGGAGCGCTCCGCCGACTGCTCGCCACCTCGCCGCTCGGCTTTTGCCGCCGTTTCGGCAGCGGCGAACAATACATCAGCTGGATCGGCATCAACGACATGGTCGGCGCCGTCCTCCACGCCCTGAGCTGCGACAGCCTGATCGGTCCGGTCAATATCGCCGCGCCCCGACCGGTGACCAATGCCCTGCTGCTGCAGACCCTGGCCCGGGTGATGCATCGGCCCTTGCTGCCGCCGCTTCCCGCTGGGCTGCTGCACACCCTCTACGGCCAAATGGCCACCGAGGTCCTTCTCGGCGGATGCCGGGTATCAACTGACAAACTGCAGCGGTCCGGCTACCTCTTCCGGCATGCTGATCTGGAAACGGCCTTGCGCCATCTGCTCGGCAGGTGCACGGACACGGCAAGGAGCGCCAGACCGTGA
- a CDS encoding glycosyltransferase family 4 protein: MNILHIITGLADGGAEGVLFRLCVHDRQNCHTVISLTDRGKYGDRLERAGVSVYCLQMPRGRLRLSALWRLWSLVRTLRPDIVQTWMYHANILGGVIARLAGNHAVFWGIRHSDFQPGTTRWSTVVIARLGAILSRWIPAGIVFCSVNASELHKALGYDGKKVTVIPNGYDCAEFSPDSAARSAMRTACWGGGHAIPVIGMVARFNPQKDHRTLLQALMILSKRSCPFRCVLVGTGMDRHQEALMHAIREAGIEHQVMLLGQRDDIPAVMNALDLHVLSSVGGEAFPNVVAEAMACATPCVVTDVGDAAEIVGDTGWVVPPANPEQLATALAGALQEMQDRFAWEQRRQAARQRIVGRFLLETMVRAYRDLWMGHNV; the protein is encoded by the coding sequence ATGAATATTCTGCATATTATCACCGGGCTTGCCGACGGCGGAGCGGAAGGCGTTTTGTTTCGGCTCTGTGTCCACGACAGGCAAAATTGCCACACCGTCATTTCCTTGACCGATAGGGGGAAATACGGCGATCGATTGGAACGGGCCGGTGTTTCGGTCTACTGTTTGCAAATGCCACGGGGACGATTGAGACTTTCTGCCCTGTGGAGGTTGTGGTCCCTTGTGCGCACCCTCCGGCCGGACATTGTCCAGACATGGATGTATCACGCCAACATCCTTGGTGGTGTCATCGCTCGCCTTGCGGGAAATCATGCCGTGTTCTGGGGGATTCGCCATTCGGATTTTCAACCGGGAACGACACGGTGGAGTACCGTCGTCATCGCCCGCCTCGGTGCCATCCTGTCGCGCTGGATTCCCGCAGGTATTGTGTTTTGCTCGGTCAATGCATCTGAACTACACAAAGCACTCGGATATGACGGGAAAAAGGTGACGGTTATTCCCAATGGCTACGATTGTGCGGAATTTTCGCCCGATTCAGCTGCCCGCTCCGCCATGCGAACCGCCTGCTGGGGGGGCGGGCATGCAATTCCTGTTATTGGCATGGTTGCCCGATTTAATCCGCAGAAGGATCATCGTACCCTGCTACAGGCCTTGATGATTTTGTCGAAGCGATCGTGTCCGTTCCGTTGTGTGCTGGTGGGCACGGGCATGGATCGACATCAAGAGGCGTTGATGCATGCCATCCGGGAAGCCGGAATTGAACATCAGGTGATGCTTCTCGGGCAGCGGGACGATATTCCCGCGGTTATGAATGCGTTGGACCTGCACGTGTTGAGCAGCGTTGGCGGCGAGGCCTTTCCCAACGTGGTTGCGGAAGCCATGGCGTGCGCAACCCCCTGTGTGGTGACCGATGTGGGAGACGCGGCTGAGATTGTCGGCGATACGGGATGGGTGGTGCCGCCAGCAAATCCAGAACAGTTGGCGACGGCTCTGGCCGGAGCATTGCAGGAAATGCAGGATAGGTTTGCATGGGAACAACGCAGGCAGGCGGCGCGTCAGCGTATTGTCGGGCGTTTTCTTCTCGAGACAATGGTTCGCGCCTATCGGGATTTATGGATGGGGCACAACGTCTGA